GAAGATGTTTTCCAGCTTGGCGCCCATGCTCACCAGCAACTTCATGCAGGAGATGGCCGCAGCACCAGCGCCCAGGCAGACGATTTGCGCGTCAGCCAGGGTTTTACCGGCGATTTCCAGGGCGTTGATCATGCCGGCTGCGGTAACGATCGCGGTGCCGTGCTGGTCATCGTGGAATACCGGAATGTCGCACTGTTCGATCAGCGCCTTTTCGATCTCGAAGCACTCAGGTGCCTTGATGTCTTCCAGGTTGATGCCACCGAAGGTGATGGAAATGCGCTTTACGGTGTCGATGAAAGCCTGCGGGCTTTCGGAATCGACTTCGATGTCGAAAACGTCGATGCCGGCAAAGCGCTTGAACAGCACGCCCTTACCTTCCATGACTGGCTTGGAAGCCAATGGGCCGAGGTTACCCAAGCCCAGAATCGCGGTGCCATCGGAAATCACTGCAACCAGGTTGCCTTTGCCGGTGTACTTGTACGCCAGTTCGGGGTCGCGGGCGATTTCACGTACGGGCTCGGCAACGCCAGGGCTGTAGGCCAGCGACAGATCGCGGGCGGTGGCAGTGGCTTTGGTGAGCTCTACACTCAGCTTTCCTGGACGAGGATGGGCATGATATTCGAGAGCGGCAGTTTTCAAATCAGACATATCGGCATTCCGCTTTTACTGTTGGTCGACGGACCGCCGAGGATACGCGTGTCGTAAAGTCCCCACAAGACTGGGCAGTCACAGGTGTCAAGGGCCCTGCACTAAGACTTTCGGCCAAGAGCCACGGGATACAAGGGCTCAACTGTTCACAATCGACTATAAAAATGTCTACAATTTTTTTCTTAAGGCATCGGTTTGAGCATGCCGGGATCGGTCAGTGGCAGCAGCCAACGCGCCTGGCCGTTTTTCAGGCCGCCGCGCCGCGAACGATCCTGCACCCAGCCACGCGCCTCGACCGTACGGCCTTGCAGACCATTGAGCATGCCCACGTCGAACTCGCGGACCTGATCGGGTGCAATGCGTAATACCAGTGAACCCTGCAATTCGATCCAGATACCACCACGATTGCGCTCGATCTTGCTCACCTGCCCACTGATCAGCGCAAAGCCTGATTGCCGAAGTTGTGCCACGGCCTGCACCGGCGACTGCCGCCATAGCCCCAGACGGGACTGGCGAGCGCTGTTTTCAGCGGCCTGCTGGCAAGCGACGAGGTCGACATTCGGCGCAACCCCTACCTGGAACCCCAGGCCCTCGGCCAGCAGCTGTGCTTCCAGGTTCTCGCCATTGGCACCATAGAGGTGGGCCAGGGCACGACCGTAGCGATCCTGGCTTTCACGCCCAGGCACCAGGCCGACGCGCCCGCCGCCGGCATCCAGCAATGCCTGCAAACGCTGGCGAGCGGCGACGGCGAAAGGCTCGTCTGCACGGCCCTTCTTGCCGGTCTCCGGGGCATTGATACCGATCATGCGCACGCTGCGGCCATCCTTGAGGCGTACCGTGTCGCCGTCCACCACGCGCTGCACTTCGACGCGGGCCATAGACGCCGGCGCCGGGCAGAACACCTCGGCCTGGGCAGCCGACAGCCAAATCGCAGGCACAAAAAAGGCGCCCGCAAGGGACGCCTTTTTCAACAGCTGGCAAAAGCCCATAAGGCTTTTGAGCCTTACTCTGCTGGAGTAGCAGCAGGCTTCTTGCCGAAAGCACCAAAGCGATCTGCGAAGCGCTGTACACGGCCGCCGGTGTCCAGAGTTTTCTGCTTACCGGTGTAGAACGGGTGGCACTCGTTGCATACGTCAGTACCCAGTGGCTTGCACAGGTTCGAACGAGTTTCGAACTTGTTGCCGCAGCTGCAGGTTACTTCGATGGTTTCGTACGCTGGATGGATATCGGCTTTCATGGTGACTTCCTCGGGCTAGCGTGCCGCCACTCGACACTATTGTCGAATACCGCACGTAATTAGGCCGCGGATTCTACCAGACCTTTTTAATCGCGCAAGCGGCGGACCCTATGGTTTGCGCCTATAAAAGGCCCTTTCATCAGAAAATATCCGCGACCGCTATACCGTTTTATCGACCTACGTGGCGAGCGGGCTTGCCCGCGTTGGGTTGCGAGGCAGCCCCAAAACTGGCCACCCGGCTTGTTCGAAAAAAACCGGTGCTTTTACTGGGGCCGCTTCGCGGCCCAACGCGGGCAAGCCCGCTCGCCACATAAGCCCGCTCGCCACCGCGGCGCGTCGCCTGCGAATCCAGAGCTAGAGGCAGTTGTGTAGATACCGATGCCGCCGGTCTGCTAGGCTCCCGCCCCTGCGCCACCGCCTGCCTTTATATGAGACCCCTCGCGTGCCCGACGCCATCTTGCGCCTAGCCCTGCCCTCGCCCCTGCGCCGCCTGTTCGATTACCGAGCCCCGGCCGGCGTGCTGCGGGCGCAGTTGCAGCCGGGCATGCGGGTGCGCGTGCCATTCGGGCGACGGGAAATGATCGGCATCCTCATAGAAGTCGCCGACCACAGCGAAGTCCCGGCCGAGAAGCTCAAGCCGGCCCTGGCGATCCTCGATGCCACACCGCCGCTGCCGCCCGCGCTGTTCAAGCTGTGCCTGTGGACCGCCCAGTATTACCAACACAGCCTGGGCGACACCCTGAGCTGGGCCCTGCCGGTGTTGCTGCGCCAGGGCGAACTGGCCGAAGCACGCCAGGAGCGCTTCTGGTCGATGGTGCCCGGTGCGCGTTTCGACGACCCGCGTATCGCCCGTGCCCCGCGCCAGCGTGAGGCCCTGGCGACCCTGGCCCAGCACCCTCACGGCGTGGCCCATCAGCTATTAAGCAAGCTGATGCTGAGCAAAGACAGCCTCGACCTGCTGCTGGCCAAGGGCTTGGTGCAGGTGGAAATCCGCAAGCACGCCCCCGACCCACGCCACGAACACTGGCTGGCGCAGCCCGAACTGCCGCTGAACCCCGAGCAGCGGGCGGCGTATGAGGCCATTCGCGCAGGTTTCGACAGTTTCCACGCGTTCCTGCTGGCCGGCGTCACCGGCAGCGGCAAAACCGAAGTGTATTTGCAGCTGATCCGCGAAACCCTGCAGGCCGGCAAACAGGCGCTGGTGCTGATCCCGGAGATCAACCTGGGCCCGCAGACCCTGGCGCGCTTCGAACAGCGCTTTAATGCACGCATTGCCCTGGTGCACTCGGCGGTCAACGACCGCGAGCGGCTGGAGTCGTGGCTGGCGGCGCGCGATGGCGAGGCCGACATTATTATCGGCACCCGTTCGGCGCTGTTCACGCCGATGAAAAACCCCGGGCTGATCATCATCGACGAGGAGCACGACGGCTCCTATAAACAGCAGGAAGGTTTGCGCTACCACGCCCGCGACCTGGCGCTGGTGCGGGCGCGCCAGGAAGACATCCCGATTGTGCTGGGCTCGGCCACGCCGTCCCTGGAAAGCCTGCACAACGCCTACACCGGCCGTTATGGGCTCCTACGCTTGAATGAGCGGGCGGGCGGCGCCAAGCAGCCACGCTTCCTGCGCCTGGATGTAAAAAGCCGCCCGCTGGACAGCGGCATTTCCGGGCCGATGCAACAAGCCATCGGCCAGACCCTCGCCGCTGGCCAGCAGGTATTGGTGTTTCTCAATCGCCGGGGCTTTGCGCCGACACTGTTATGCCATGACTGCGGCTGGATGTCCGAGTGCGAGCGCTGCGATGCGCGCATGACCGTGCACCAGCGCTACGGCGAGTTGCGGTGCCACCATTGCGGCCATGTGGAGCGCGTACCGCGCCATTGCCCGCAATGCGGCAAGGTCGACCTGCGCCCGGTGGGCGCGGGCACCGAGCGCGCCGAAGAACGCCTGGGCATTCTGTTTCCGGATTACCCGGTGCTGCGGGTCGACCGCGACAGCACTTCGCGCAAAGACGCAATGAACCAGTTATTCGCCACCATCCAGAAGGGCCAACCGTGCATTCTGGTGGGCACGCAGATGCTAGCCAAAGGACATCACTTTCCACGGGTGACGCTGGTGTCGATCCTCGATGCCGACGGCGGCCTGTTTTCCGGGGATTTCCGCGCCAGCGAGCGCATGGCGCAGTTGATCGTGCAGGTCGCAGGCCGCGCCGGGCGTGCCGAGGAGCCAGGCAAGGTGATTATCCAGACGCACCTGGCCGACCACCCGCTGCTGATTCAGCTGACAGAACAAGGCTACTTTGCTTTCGCCGAACAGGCGCTGAGCGAACGCCGGGCCGCCGGGCTGCCGCCGTTCGCGCACCTGGCGCTGCTGCGTGCCGAAGCCCACAAACCGGGACAGGCCGAAGGTTTTCTGGATGAAGCCTGCAGCATCGCCGAACGATTGCTCGGCGAACTGGGTCTGACCGGCATCGAGCTGCTTGGCCCGGTGCCCGCCCCCATGGAGCGCCGCGCCGGGCGTTATCGCGCTCAGCTACTCTTGCAAGCAACGTCCCGCGCACCGCTGCACCGGCTATTAAGTAGCTGGTTGCTTGCTCTGGAGCAAATGCCCAGCGGCCGCCAGGTGCGATGGTCGCTGGATGTGGACCCGGTAGATCTGTATTGATAGCAATTGCGCCATCGCAGGCCAGCCAGCTCCCACGTTTTGAAATGTGAACACCCTTAAATGTGGGAGCGGGCTTGCCCGCGATGAGGCCCGCAGGTCCGCCATCTGGTCTGAACGGTTGGCAAGCCCGCCCTCGCCACGGATAATGCCCAGTTTTTCCACCTGCGCATCGCGCGCCGCCGCTTGCGGTCGAAAGAGAACACCATGAAAGACACCATTCGCCAGCTGATCCAACAAGCCCTCACCCAACTCGTCAACGAAGGTGTGTTGCCTGAAGGCCTGACGCCGGCGATCCAGGTGGAAAACACCCGCGACAAGACCCACGGCGACTTCGCCAGCAACATCGCGATGATGCTGTCCAAGCCTGCGGGCATGAAACCGCGTGACCTGGCGGAAAAAATCATCGCCGCGCTGCCGGCCGACGAAAGTGTGACCAAGGCCGAAATCGCCGGCCCGGGCTTTATCAATTTCTTCCAGAACACCCAGGCCCTGGCTTCGCGCCTGGACGCGGCCCTCGCCGACAGCAAAATCGGCGTGCGCAAGGCTGGCCCGCAGCAACGCGTGGCCGTTGACCTGTCCGCGCCGAACCTGGCCAAAGAGATGCACGTCGGCCACCTGCGTTCGACCATCATTGGCGACGGCGTGGCGCGGGTGCTGGAGTTCCTGGGCGATACCGTGATCCGCCAGAACCACGTGGGCGATTGGGGCACCCAGTTCGGCATGCTGATGGCCTATCTGCAGGAAAACCCGATCACCAGCAACGAGCTGGCGGACCTGGAAAACTTCTACCGCGCCGCCAAAAAGCGTTTCGACGAATCCGAAGAATTCGCCGACCGCGCCCGTGGGCTGGTGGTCAAGCTGCAAGCCGGTGACCAGGAGTGCCTGGAGCTGTGGACGCGCTTTCGGGATATCTCGCTGTCGCACTGCCAGGAAATCTACGAACTGCTCAACGTCAAATTGACCAT
The genomic region above belongs to Pseudomonas poae and contains:
- the rpmE gene encoding 50S ribosomal protein L31 translates to MKADIHPAYETIEVTCSCGNKFETRSNLCKPLGTDVCNECHPFYTGKQKTLDTGGRVQRFADRFGAFGKKPAATPAE
- a CDS encoding malate dehydrogenase — its product is MSDLKTAALEYHAHPRPGKLSVELTKATATARDLSLAYSPGVAEPVREIARDPELAYKYTGKGNLVAVISDGTAILGLGNLGPLASKPVMEGKGVLFKRFAGIDVFDIEVDSESPQAFIDTVKRISITFGGINLEDIKAPECFEIEKALIEQCDIPVFHDDQHGTAIVTAAGMINALEIAGKTLADAQIVCLGAGAAAISCMKLLVSMGAKLENIFMVDSKGVVQSERTDLNQYKAMFAHATDKRTLADALDGADVFVGLSGPNLLSAEGLKSMAANPIVFACSNPDPEISPELAHATRNDVIMATGRSDYPNQVNNVLGFPFIFRGALDVRAKRINEEMKVAAANALRELAKLPVPQEVCDAYGGIKLEFGREYIIPKPMDKRLITLISDAVAKAAIETGVATLPYPKHYPLQSVDDVFNG
- a CDS encoding thermonuclease family protein, whose translation is MGFCQLLKKASLAGAFFVPAIWLSAAQAEVFCPAPASMARVEVQRVVDGDTVRLKDGRSVRMIGINAPETGKKGRADEPFAVAARQRLQALLDAGGGRVGLVPGRESQDRYGRALAHLYGANGENLEAQLLAEGLGFQVGVAPNVDLVACQQAAENSARQSRLGLWRQSPVQAVAQLRQSGFALISGQVSKIERNRGGIWIELQGSLVLRIAPDQVREFDVGMLNGLQGRTVEARGWVQDRSRRGGLKNGQARWLLPLTDPGMLKPMP
- a CDS encoding primosomal protein N', with translation MPDAILRLALPSPLRRLFDYRAPAGVLRAQLQPGMRVRVPFGRREMIGILIEVADHSEVPAEKLKPALAILDATPPLPPALFKLCLWTAQYYQHSLGDTLSWALPVLLRQGELAEARQERFWSMVPGARFDDPRIARAPRQREALATLAQHPHGVAHQLLSKLMLSKDSLDLLLAKGLVQVEIRKHAPDPRHEHWLAQPELPLNPEQRAAYEAIRAGFDSFHAFLLAGVTGSGKTEVYLQLIRETLQAGKQALVLIPEINLGPQTLARFEQRFNARIALVHSAVNDRERLESWLAARDGEADIIIGTRSALFTPMKNPGLIIIDEEHDGSYKQQEGLRYHARDLALVRARQEDIPIVLGSATPSLESLHNAYTGRYGLLRLNERAGGAKQPRFLRLDVKSRPLDSGISGPMQQAIGQTLAAGQQVLVFLNRRGFAPTLLCHDCGWMSECERCDARMTVHQRYGELRCHHCGHVERVPRHCPQCGKVDLRPVGAGTERAEERLGILFPDYPVLRVDRDSTSRKDAMNQLFATIQKGQPCILVGTQMLAKGHHFPRVTLVSILDADGGLFSGDFRASERMAQLIVQVAGRAGRAEEPGKVIIQTHLADHPLLIQLTEQGYFAFAEQALSERRAAGLPPFAHLALLRAEAHKPGQAEGFLDEACSIAERLLGELGLTGIELLGPVPAPMERRAGRYRAQLLLQATSRAPLHRLLSSWLLALEQMPSGRQVRWSLDVDPVDLY